From the Pyrinomonadaceae bacterium genome, one window contains:
- a CDS encoding carboxypeptidase regulatory-like domain-containing protein, translating to MTRKLLTLISACLLTVAICATASAQTRATLRGSVNDEVGAVIVGATVTLTDASGGAPKTAQSGADGGYVFNGLTPGKYMIHAEAAGFSASEPVEVEVTTARRDPLTLTLKVAEIESEVSVAADTPINTDAANNANQQVISGKDLEALPDDPDELAAALQALAGPSIGPGGGQIFIDGFSGANMPPKESIREIRINQNPFAAENDQPSGRVDILTRPGTDKFRGGANFSFTDESLNSRNPFAVSSSKRAPYQIRRYGGNVSGPIIKNKMSFFFDINRNEEEDNDLIRATVLNVSDPNFAPTEFGIAILSPRDRTNLGIRLEYAINERNTLIGRYNFNRSVSENLGLGNGFSLPVRAYDGENTNHNVQLTETAVLNATTINETRFQFSRSRNQSFGNNTIPVLTVSSAFGGCAIPDASCSQIGLASNERTSWELNNFTQMQRGLHTVKFGGRVRNVNIDDISPNNFGGSWSFTGGFGPEFDAANNPLAGTNTFLTSIERYRRTALISAQGLTAQQQAYCGAATAAQCIRILGGGASQFGINTGNPLASVSQTDLAVYVQDDWRIRPNFTLSYGLRYEYQTNADSRFNFAPRLGFAWSPGGGAQSTRPPQMVIRGGIGVFYNRFSEGQTLFANRFNGTNQIQYAVPEFIFRNPDGSGRPPTAAEQAANPAFGLLNNFPVVPTTAQLAIVPATQQTIYRVDPNLQTPNLYLMGLQVERQLPRNMTMFLGAYTMRMTHGIRLRDINAPLPPNFTTRPTPGVGDIYQYEGSGKFRMSQMFIGFNSRLNPRLSLNGSYNLSKAQGDMDGFGATGLPMNSYDLSTEFGRTSGDVRHRFTLIGTITPGWWGIVFNPFIIANTGPPFNITTGQDLNLDRAFNERPTFAQLNAFCTENASRCTAFDYTRTDNVFIPRNYGQSPGSVVVNLNVSRTFTFGGESAPRGSAGGGGGQRGGGGRSGPSMPGGGGQRGPGGGGPPGGGMMVGGPGGGGAPGRYSLNVSVSIQNLFNHVNLRQPEGNISSPNFGQSLGLSFFGGFGGFGGGGSGAGNRRVTLNLRFNF from the coding sequence ATGACTAGAAAACTATTAACTTTAATATCTGCATGTCTTCTGACAGTGGCGATTTGCGCAACTGCCAGTGCGCAAACGCGAGCAACTTTGCGCGGTTCGGTCAACGACGAAGTTGGCGCCGTCATTGTTGGCGCCACGGTAACGCTTACTGATGCTTCGGGCGGCGCGCCGAAAACGGCCCAGTCGGGCGCCGATGGCGGTTATGTATTCAACGGCCTCACGCCGGGCAAATACATGATTCACGCTGAAGCGGCCGGCTTCTCAGCGTCTGAGCCGGTTGAGGTCGAAGTCACGACTGCTCGTCGCGATCCGCTCACCCTCACATTGAAAGTCGCCGAGATTGAAAGCGAAGTGAGTGTCGCGGCTGACACGCCGATTAATACCGACGCTGCCAACAACGCCAATCAACAAGTAATCAGCGGCAAGGACCTGGAAGCGCTGCCGGACGATCCGGACGAGCTCGCGGCCGCCTTGCAGGCGCTGGCCGGCCCTTCGATCGGTCCGGGCGGCGGCCAGATTTTCATCGACGGTTTTTCCGGCGCGAACATGCCGCCGAAGGAATCCATTCGCGAGATTCGTATTAACCAGAATCCATTCGCGGCGGAAAACGATCAGCCTTCAGGTCGTGTCGATATTCTGACCCGTCCCGGCACTGACAAGTTCCGCGGCGGCGCCAATTTCAGCTTTACCGATGAAAGCTTGAACTCGCGCAATCCGTTCGCGGTTAGCTCTAGCAAGCGGGCGCCATATCAGATCCGCCGGTACGGCGGCAACGTTAGCGGACCAATTATTAAGAACAAGATGTCGTTCTTTTTCGACATCAACCGGAACGAAGAGGAAGACAACGATCTTATCCGCGCCACGGTCCTCAATGTGAGCGATCCAAATTTCGCGCCGACAGAATTTGGTATTGCCATTCTGTCGCCTCGTGACCGCACCAACTTAGGCATCCGCCTCGAATACGCAATCAACGAGCGGAACACTCTTATCGGGCGCTACAACTTTAATCGGAGCGTCAGTGAAAATCTTGGCTTAGGCAATGGTTTCTCGCTGCCGGTGCGCGCTTACGATGGCGAGAACACTAATCACAACGTACAGTTGACGGAAACTGCCGTGCTGAACGCGACGACGATTAACGAGACGCGTTTTCAGTTCTCGCGAAGCCGGAACCAGTCGTTCGGCAATAACACCATTCCCGTGCTCACCGTCAGTTCGGCATTTGGCGGTTGCGCCATTCCCGACGCCAGCTGCTCGCAGATCGGCCTCGCATCGAACGAGAGAACCAGTTGGGAACTGAACAACTTTACGCAGATGCAGAGGGGCTTGCACACCGTTAAGTTCGGTGGGCGCGTGCGCAATGTAAACATCGACGATATCAGTCCGAATAATTTCGGCGGCAGTTGGTCATTCACCGGCGGCTTTGGCCCGGAGTTTGACGCGGCGAATAATCCATTAGCGGGCACGAACACTTTCCTGACCAGCATTGAACGTTATCGCCGGACGGCGCTGATTTCTGCGCAGGGTTTGACTGCGCAGCAGCAGGCGTATTGCGGCGCTGCGACGGCGGCTCAGTGTATCCGCATCCTGGGTGGGGGCGCTTCCCAGTTCGGCATCAATACGGGGAATCCGTTGGCATCGGTTTCACAGACTGACCTGGCCGTTTATGTGCAGGATGATTGGCGGATCAGGCCCAACTTTACGCTCAGCTACGGACTACGTTACGAGTATCAGACCAACGCCGACAGCAGGTTCAATTTTGCGCCGCGCCTTGGCTTTGCCTGGTCACCCGGCGGCGGCGCTCAATCGACCCGCCCGCCGCAAATGGTCATCCGCGGCGGCATCGGCGTTTTTTACAACCGCTTCAGTGAAGGCCAGACGCTTTTTGCAAATCGCTTCAACGGCACGAATCAAATTCAATATGCGGTTCCTGAATTTATCTTCCGGAATCCCGACGGCTCCGGGCGACCACCCACAGCTGCGGAGCAGGCCGCAAATCCCGCATTTGGCTTACTCAACAACTTCCCGGTGGTACCCACGACCGCGCAGCTCGCGATAGTTCCGGCCACCCAGCAGACCATCTACCGGGTGGACCCGAACCTTCAGACGCCGAATCTTTATCTGATGGGTCTCCAGGTCGAACGTCAGTTGCCCAGAAACATGACGATGTTTCTCGGCGCGTACACGATGCGCATGACTCATGGCATTCGCCTGCGCGATATCAACGCGCCGCTGCCGCCGAACTTTACGACGCGGCCGACACCGGGCGTCGGCGATATCTATCAGTACGAAGGAAGCGGCAAGTTCCGCATGAGCCAGATGTTCATTGGCTTTAACAGCCGCTTGAACCCGAGACTCTCGCTGAACGGCTCATACAACCTGAGCAAAGCGCAGGGTGACATGGATGGATTTGGCGCCACGGGTTTGCCGATGAACTCGTACGATCTTTCGACTGAGTTCGGCCGCACATCAGGAGACGTGCGGCATCGCTTCACCCTGATCGGAACGATTACTCCAGGGTGGTGGGGAATCGTCTTCAATCCGTTCATCATTGCTAACACAGGTCCGCCGTTCAACATTACTACCGGCCAGGATCTCAATCTGGACCGGGCCTTTAACGAGCGGCCCACGTTCGCGCAACTGAACGCGTTTTGCACCGAGAACGCGAGTCGTTGCACGGCTTTTGACTACACAAGAACAGACAATGTGTTCATTCCCCGGAACTATGGACAGAGTCCAGGTTCGGTCGTGGTCAACCTTAATGTGAGCCGCACGTTTACCTTCGGCGGAGAATCTGCGCCCCGCGGTTCGGCGGGTGGTGGTGGCGGCCAACGTGGTGGCGGCGGTCGCAGCGGCCCGTCAATGCCCGGCGGCGGTGGCCAACGTGGTCCCGGCGGCGGTGGCCCTCCGGGCGGCGGCATGATGGTGGGTGGCCCCGGTGGCGGCGGTGCGCCCGGACGCTACTCGCTGAACGTATCGGTAAGCATTCAGAACCTGTTCAATCATGTGAATCTGCGACAACCCGAAGGAAACATATCATCGCCCAACTTTGGCCAGTCGCTCGGCTTATCATTCTTTGGCGGATTTGGCGGATTTGGCGGTGGCGGTTCAGGTGCCGGGAACAGAAGGGTCACCCTCAATCTCAGATTCAATTTCTAG
- a CDS encoding RNA polymerase sigma factor, whose translation MHPAEQPTDDALVAAAGTGDEAAFETLFNRHRRQVGRIAGRFFAQREQIEEIIQDTFTKLYLALHTYHGTHEASFKAWLAQITVNACYDQLRRQRRRSEQSLGDLTETETHDFSTQLRSARSDIEGALVSRDLALKLLTRLSAEDRLVLTLLDVEGFSVAEISEMTNWSISKVKVRAHRARAHLRRIMKKFV comes from the coding sequence GTGCATCCTGCCGAACAACCGACAGATGACGCGCTGGTCGCTGCTGCGGGAACCGGTGACGAGGCCGCGTTCGAAACGCTCTTCAATCGTCATCGTCGCCAGGTGGGGCGCATCGCTGGACGCTTCTTTGCGCAGCGTGAACAGATCGAAGAGATAATTCAGGACACCTTCACGAAACTTTACCTCGCACTGCACACTTATCACGGAACTCACGAAGCATCATTCAAAGCTTGGCTCGCACAGATCACCGTCAATGCCTGTTACGACCAGTTGCGCCGCCAGCGGCGCCGCTCAGAACAGTCGCTGGGCGATCTCACGGAAACCGAGACGCACGATTTTTCCACCCAGCTTCGCTCCGCCCGCAGCGACATTGAAGGCGCACTCGTTTCGCGCGATCTGGCTTTGAAGCTGCTCACGCGTTTGAGCGCGGAAGACCGTTTGGTGCTCACCCTGCTCGATGTCGAGGGTTTTTCGGTGGCGGAAATTTCCGAGATGACCAACTGGTCGATCTCGAAAGTGAAGGTGCGCGCGCATCGCGCCCGGGCGCACTTGCGCCGGATCATGAAGAAGTTTGTGTAG
- a CDS encoding polymer-forming cytoskeletal protein, translating to MTSGRWQINARPACLIPFVIAAILLIFTFAKAQTAALPPPADPNARVIEGVNKGTVFGMGQSIRITGTVKEGAIAFGGDVIVEGTVEGDVASIGGSVVQRTGSRIGGDVIVIGGVYHHDKSEQGRDPKSVTIMYAGYEEQLKRLMREPFSLLQPQFSAVFFGMRLLAILFWFVIALALTAAMPNTVSRAVARLQLTSLRVAIIGLVGSIAITVGVFLCLLILPSIVGAIVALLAFLLVVVATLFGRAVISAATGRWLQRRFFPKLKSESVTLLIGVTFWVIMTSLPYVWPIVVGGLLVTSLGLALTARYRLSWKKSESAKV from the coding sequence ATGACAAGTGGCAGATGGCAAATTAACGCCCGGCCCGCGTGCCTGATCCCCTTTGTCATCGCGGCCATATTGTTAATCTTCACCTTCGCCAAGGCTCAGACCGCCGCACTTCCCCCTCCCGCGGATCCCAATGCGCGCGTCATTGAAGGCGTCAACAAGGGCACCGTCTTCGGCATGGGACAATCGATTCGCATTACCGGCACGGTGAAAGAAGGCGCCATCGCGTTCGGCGGCGATGTCATCGTCGAGGGCACAGTCGAAGGCGACGTTGCGTCGATCGGCGGCTCAGTCGTGCAGCGAACGGGCTCGCGCATCGGCGGCGACGTGATTGTCATCGGCGGCGTTTATCATCACGACAAATCTGAGCAGGGCCGCGACCCGAAATCCGTGACGATCATGTACGCCGGCTATGAAGAGCAGCTGAAGCGACTGATGCGCGAGCCGTTTAGCTTATTGCAGCCACAGTTCTCAGCAGTCTTTTTCGGGATGCGGCTGCTGGCAATTCTCTTTTGGTTCGTCATTGCCTTGGCGCTCACCGCCGCGATGCCGAACACCGTCAGTCGCGCGGTCGCGCGTCTGCAGCTGACCAGTTTGCGGGTCGCCATCATCGGGCTGGTGGGCTCGATTGCAATAACCGTGGGTGTGTTTCTCTGTTTACTGATTCTGCCTTCAATAGTTGGCGCGATCGTGGCGCTGCTGGCGTTTCTGCTGGTGGTCGTGGCCACGCTCTTCGGCCGCGCGGTTATTTCGGCCGCCACCGGTCGTTGGTTACAACGCCGATTTTTTCCTAAACTTAAATCTGAGTCCGTCACGTTGCTGATCGGCGTCACGTTTTGGGTGATCATGACCTCTCTGCCGTATGTGTGGCCGATTGTCGTCGGCGGTTTGCTCGTCACTAGTCTGGGCCTGGCCTTGACGGCCCGTTATCGTCTCAGTTGGAAGAAGTCTGAGTCGGCAAAGGTTTGA
- a CDS encoding anti-sigma factor: protein MTLTADKDICPREEIAAYLDGELSGVALETFEAHLNECSDCAGELRSQRQLLCTLDAAFSSSLRIKLPENFTRVVATHAEHNLRGLREKSERRRALQLCAMLAVTAFALLGAASGALVLQPARNSLRIVARLLEVLSQAVLEAAEGFAIIGRMIGQAAVASPYGIGALIAFVFIGSVFLLPRLIASYHRTQIIE from the coding sequence ATGACGTTAACGGCTGACAAAGACATTTGCCCGCGCGAAGAAATCGCCGCCTATCTTGACGGTGAGTTGAGTGGGGTTGCGCTCGAAACTTTCGAAGCACACCTAAACGAGTGTTCGGACTGCGCCGGAGAACTGCGCAGTCAGCGCCAACTTCTATGCACCCTCGATGCAGCGTTCAGCAGTTCGTTACGTATTAAGCTTCCGGAAAACTTCACGCGCGTGGTGGCCACGCATGCTGAACACAACCTGCGCGGGCTGCGTGAAAAATCCGAGCGACGGCGGGCGCTGCAATTATGCGCGATGCTTGCGGTCACCGCTTTCGCACTGCTGGGCGCCGCATCCGGAGCATTAGTGCTGCAACCGGCGCGCAATTCTTTGCGGATTGTCGCCCGCTTACTTGAAGTTCTGTCCCAAGCCGTCCTGGAAGCCGCGGAGGGCTTCGCGATCATTGGTCGCATGATTGGCCAGGCCGCCGTGGCCAGCCCGTACGGCATTGGCGCTCTGATCGCTTTCGTTTTCATTGGCTCAGTTTTCCTGCTGCCTCGGTTAATCGCCAGTTATCACCGCACCCAAATCATCGAATAG
- a CDS encoding sigma-70 family RNA polymerase sigma factor, whose amino-acid sequence MRTSTAVANWNALADSELVLSALAGRESGFEELVRRYQRPIAAYVYRMVGDYDAALDLTQEVFIKVYGSLSRYRSEFKFSTWIYKIAHNAAIDHLRRGAARETTIGSNEDERPAITIDSRRLTPEQESERNERCSEIETVVHMLPTAYRELIVLRHSNDLSYDEIAEVTGLPLGTVKNRLFRAREAMRDLLVQRGITTA is encoded by the coding sequence ATGAGAACTTCGACGGCAGTGGCGAACTGGAACGCGTTGGCCGATAGCGAGCTTGTGCTGAGTGCGCTCGCCGGCCGCGAGTCCGGGTTTGAAGAACTGGTGCGCCGCTATCAGCGGCCGATTGCGGCCTACGTCTATCGCATGGTCGGCGATTACGACGCGGCGCTCGATCTAACGCAGGAAGTCTTCATTAAAGTTTACGGTTCGTTGTCCCGCTATCGTTCGGAGTTCAAGTTTTCGACCTGGATTTACAAGATTGCCCACAACGCCGCGATCGATCATCTGCGGCGCGGCGCCGCGCGCGAGACAACCATTGGTTCAAACGAAGACGAGCGGCCGGCAATCACAATCGACAGCCGGCGACTGACGCCGGAACAAGAGAGCGAACGTAACGAACGCTGCTCGGAAATTGAAACGGTCGTCCATATGCTGCCCACGGCGTACCGCGAATTAATCGTGCTGCGCCATTCAAATGATCTGAGCTATGACGAGATTGCCGAAGTTACCGGTCTGCCATTGGGCACGGTGAAGAACCGGCTGTTTCGGGCCCGGGAAGCGATGCGTGATCTGCTGGTACAGAGGGGCATCACGACCGCCTAA
- a CDS encoding prepilin-type N-terminal cleavage/methylation domain-containing protein — translation MEQSIVTGKRAEGKGQRGKGREKRFALRPWLFAAARQRGFTLLELMIVISIIIILAAVALPQYHKTIMHARETVLRDDLYRMRSLIDQYGADKGKLPQSLDDLVSAGYMREVPTDPITEQKDWNIEVGEDPYSSEGGSGIRDIHSTSPEVSTEGTPYSQW, via the coding sequence ATGGAACAAAGTATCGTGACTGGTAAGCGAGCAGAGGGCAAAGGGCAAAGGGGAAAGGGTAGAGAGAAGCGCTTTGCCCTTCGCCCTTGGCTCTTTGCCGCCGCGCGGCAGCGCGGATTCACCCTCCTGGAACTGATGATCGTAATTTCGATCATCATCATCCTGGCGGCGGTGGCCCTGCCCCAATATCACAAGACGATCATGCACGCGCGCGAAACCGTCCTGCGCGACGATCTTTACCGGATGCGCTCGCTCATCGATCAATACGGGGCCGACAAGGGAAAGCTGCCGCAGTCGCTGGACGACCTCGTCAGTGCCGGCTACATGCGTGAAGTTCCCACCGACCCGATCACCGAACAGAAAGACTGGAATATCGAGGTCGGCGAAGACCCTTATTCCAGCGAAGGCGGCAGCGGTATCCGCGACATCCACAGCACGTCTCCCGAGGTTTCGACCGAGGGTACGCCGTACAGTCAATGGTAA
- a CDS encoding prepilin-type N-terminal cleavage/methylation domain-containing protein → MKVSTRHSIRPATRAARLPQRGFTLIELVITVFVLAILTLGVIPLVQVSAKRQKEEELRAYLREMREAFDQFHREGVVGAQMQTMQPGSTAQQEQAPRPPQAQNQASIFGDPRVRVFISDQTIFGVDNPDRYPPDLETLVNGVDVLPITAGGLGRRGQMGVSATDAASPDSVIPKIKIYLRRIPVDPMTGKADWCLRSSYDTADTSCDGWGGENVFDVRSRSEGTALNGTKYRDW, encoded by the coding sequence ATGAAGGTCAGCACCAGGCATTCCATTCGACCGGCAACGCGCGCCGCGCGACTCCCGCAACGCGGGTTCACCCTCATCGAGTTGGTGATCACGGTTTTCGTGTTGGCGATTCTGACGCTCGGCGTGATTCCTCTGGTTCAGGTTTCCGCCAAACGTCAGAAAGAGGAGGAACTGCGCGCATATTTGCGCGAAATGCGCGAGGCCTTCGACCAGTTTCACCGCGAAGGTGTAGTCGGGGCTCAGATGCAAACGATGCAACCTGGCAGTACGGCCCAACAGGAGCAAGCGCCGCGGCCGCCGCAAGCACAAAACCAGGCGAGTATTTTCGGAGACCCGCGCGTCCGGGTTTTCATTAGCGACCAGACAATCTTTGGCGTCGATAACCCGGATCGATATCCGCCCGATCTGGAAACGCTGGTCAACGGCGTCGATGTATTGCCGATCACGGCAGGTGGTCTGGGGCGTCGGGGACAAATGGGCGTCTCCGCGACCGATGCGGCCAGCCCGGACTCAGTGATTCCGAAGATCAAGATTTATCTGCGCCGCATCCCCGTCGATCCAATGACGGGTAAGGCCGACTGGTGCCTTAGGTCGTCCTACGATACTGCCGACACCTCGTGTGATGGTTGGGGAGGCGAGAACGTTTTCGATGTTCGTTCAAGATCTGAGGGCACGGCGCTGAATGGAACAAAGTATCGTGACTGGTAA
- a CDS encoding secretin N-terminal domain-containing protein: MKTQTRNPIVSLVVVLCLLVVPLTAFAKKGRDHFKRGLKHEQAQQWDKAAQEYTLALASDPSNAEFQLHYRRAIFNASQMFMQQGRALAEQRDYIGAYNAFRQAFGYDPVNQLAVSEMERMLRLQEVKEGGAVKSNGTATEGTGGTPAGASKPGEEPLPPSALPGQIRQGNFNGDLKHYIRTLAEQLGLNVVFDKQSFAQPRTLEMVLNHPVTTAKALDYIFLQESLFFQKLDRHTILVADQARRPQYQQLVVRTFFISNADPEKVKTLIGQALPASVGRPSMIVVADKDTNSLTVRDTAENVRLIGELIQSIDKDRAEVVMDVDIYEVSQSDLLQFGNQIGGPGLFNLGGSPGLSVLSSSGAVNSSQPGVNLSSIVGQVPTALAAALVIPSSVFHAFQSKDNTKLIASTQVHAFNGEESKARIGQRVPVQTAQAYPFGVQTGTPQPGTGGFPSGGFPVINYEPTGLTLTFTPQVFPNLDVQVKMNIESKDVLGASTLTPTFTERTITGTARVQNNRTMLLASVSQDVETKGRSGLPVLGGLPIVGRLFTSPTRNNRRVDIVIAVTPRVLRAPALTPRDEEMRPSGTLQSPTTGSLEAMLRENYREEQILAARRIPKEVNVQLPDAPAYVPAAGAETQTQAAANNGAATQTTPTQTTPTQTTPTQTTNVAQNNGSAAKTEPAVTTNQATVVNGTNSPAANDSTMPQPKAAASFAPQTPATETNKLDVASAIKSVVTPNTEVTATSASAKTEANVTAPVEDLAPKPAVTEATAKSAPLPAVIELGFPSETAEVTVGEKRQLSLDLNSPAPLGVAVVMLRFDPNILKITNVTAGKILTDAKTGATISVMKNEGGVLLVSIAPAAGATISGAGALLNLEVEGLAGGNSSLAFDLASVHIVTADGSASVVQVASPATVTVKAAAAAVKP, encoded by the coding sequence ATGAAAACGCAGACCCGTAATCCGATTGTTTCCCTTGTTGTCGTCCTGTGCCTGCTGGTTGTGCCGTTGACGGCCTTTGCCAAGAAGGGCCGGGACCATTTCAAACGCGGCCTGAAGCACGAGCAAGCGCAGCAATGGGACAAAGCGGCGCAGGAATACACGCTCGCGCTGGCGTCTGATCCGTCGAACGCGGAGTTTCAGCTTCATTACCGGCGCGCGATCTTCAATGCGTCGCAGATGTTCATGCAGCAGGGACGCGCACTGGCAGAGCAGCGGGACTACATCGGAGCTTACAACGCGTTTCGCCAGGCGTTTGGTTACGACCCGGTAAATCAATTAGCTGTGTCTGAGATGGAGCGCATGCTGCGTCTTCAGGAGGTTAAAGAAGGCGGCGCGGTCAAGAGTAACGGAACCGCGACGGAGGGTACCGGTGGCACGCCGGCCGGGGCCTCAAAGCCGGGTGAAGAGCCATTGCCGCCGTCTGCGCTGCCGGGACAAATCCGTCAGGGAAACTTCAACGGCGATCTGAAGCATTACATTCGCACGCTCGCCGAACAGTTGGGCCTGAACGTTGTTTTCGACAAACAGTCTTTCGCGCAACCGCGGACGCTTGAGATGGTGCTGAACCATCCCGTCACGACTGCCAAAGCACTGGACTACATCTTCTTGCAGGAGAGCTTGTTCTTCCAAAAGCTGGATCGACACACGATCCTCGTCGCCGACCAGGCGCGTCGGCCGCAGTATCAGCAGTTAGTTGTGCGCACGTTCTTTATCTCGAACGCCGATCCGGAAAAGGTGAAGACGCTCATCGGGCAGGCGTTACCGGCGTCGGTGGGACGCCCTTCGATGATTGTCGTCGCCGACAAGGACACGAACAGTTTGACCGTCCGCGATACGGCTGAGAACGTGAGGCTAATCGGCGAACTCATTCAGAGTATCGACAAAGATCGCGCGGAAGTTGTCATGGACGTGGACATCTATGAAGTCTCACAGTCCGATTTGCTGCAGTTCGGCAATCAGATCGGCGGACCCGGGCTCTTCAACCTTGGCGGGTCACCCGGCCTCAGCGTCCTCAGTAGTTCCGGTGCGGTAAACAGTTCTCAACCAGGCGTAAATCTCAGCAGCATTGTCGGACAAGTACCGACCGCGCTGGCGGCGGCGTTGGTCATTCCGTCGTCTGTCTTCCACGCATTTCAATCGAAAGACAACACGAAACTAATTGCATCGACGCAGGTGCATGCCTTCAACGGCGAAGAATCAAAGGCGCGCATCGGACAACGCGTGCCCGTGCAAACGGCGCAGGCTTATCCGTTCGGCGTCCAGACCGGCACGCCTCAGCCCGGCACGGGAGGCTTTCCGTCAGGCGGTTTTCCCGTCATCAACTATGAACCGACGGGACTGACGCTTACCTTCACGCCGCAGGTGTTTCCGAATCTGGACGTGCAAGTGAAGATGAACATCGAGTCAAAGGACGTGCTCGGTGCGAGCACCCTGACGCCGACATTCACTGAACGGACAATTACCGGAACTGCGCGCGTGCAGAACAATCGGACCATGCTGCTGGCGAGTGTCTCGCAGGACGTTGAGACAAAGGGGCGTTCGGGACTGCCTGTCCTCGGCGGCCTCCCGATCGTGGGACGACTGTTCACCTCGCCGACGCGGAACAATCGTCGGGTTGATATCGTGATCGCGGTCACGCCACGCGTGCTGCGTGCACCGGCGCTGACTCCGCGTGACGAAGAAATGCGACCGAGCGGTACTCTGCAATCGCCGACGACCGGGTCGCTTGAAGCAATGCTGCGCGAGAACTATCGCGAAGAACAGATACTCGCGGCGCGCCGCATACCAAAAGAAGTGAATGTTCAGTTGCCTGACGCGCCGGCGTATGTTCCGGCGGCCGGGGCTGAAACACAGACGCAAGCAGCGGCCAACAATGGGGCGGCGACACAAACAACGCCGACACAAACAACGCCCACCCAAACAACGCCGACCCAAACAACGAACGTTGCCCAGAATAACGGCAGCGCCGCGAAGACAGAGCCGGCAGTGACAACAAATCAAGCGACGGTCGTGAACGGCACAAATTCGCCGGCCGCAAACGATTCGACGATGCCGCAACCGAAAGCAGCGGCTTCGTTCGCGCCGCAAACTCCGGCTACTGAGACAAACAAACTTGACGTGGCGTCCGCAATCAAAAGTGTCGTCACGCCGAATACTGAAGTCACTGCGACGTCGGCCAGTGCAAAGACCGAAGCAAATGTGACGGCGCCCGTCGAAGACCTCGCGCCGAAACCGGCGGTGACTGAGGCGACAGCGAAGTCAGCCCCACTGCCCGCCGTCATCGAATTGGGATTCCCCTCTGAGACAGCGGAGGTCACGGTGGGCGAGAAGCGTCAACTCTCGCTTGATTTGAATTCGCCGGCGCCGCTGGGCGTCGCGGTCGTGATGCTTCGGTTTGATCCGAACATTTTGAAAATCACAAACGTCACGGCTGGAAAGATTCTGACCGACGCGAAAACCGGGGCGACTATTTCCGTCATGAAGAATGAGGGCGGCGTCTTGCTCGTGTCGATTGCGCCGGCGGCCGGCGCCACGATCTCGGGCGCAGGCGCGCTCCTCAATCTTGAAGTTGAGGGTCTCGCCGGTGGCAACAGCTCGCTCGCCTTCGATCTGGCGAGTGTCCACATCGTCACTGCCGACGGCAGCGCTTCGGTAGTGCAGGTGGCTTCACCGGCAACAGTGACAGTGAAGGCGGCGGCGGCAGCCGTGAAGCCGTAA